Proteins encoded within one genomic window of Heptranchias perlo isolate sHepPer1 chromosome 35, sHepPer1.hap1, whole genome shotgun sequence:
- the LOC137302405 gene encoding Y-box-binding protein 2-B-like: protein MSEAEIQPERSPNAVEKKVLATSVLGTVKWFNVRNGYGFINRNDTKEDVFVHQTAIKRNNPRKYLRSVGDGETVEFDVVEGEKGAEAANVSGPGGVPVKGSRYAPNRRRFRRGYFRRRGPVGQDGQQGDQSVTGEPAESTGERQEDSTETGDAQPRASNQRRRLPPPYFYRSRFRRRPRPQASQQDGEGQAVSGDEVSENKEPGADSGPGQQQSQRGAPGARVRPQFRR, encoded by the exons ATGAGCGAGGCGGAGATCCAGCCCGAGAGAAGCCCGAATGCAGTGGAGAAAAAAGTGCTTG CCACCAGTGTTCTCGGTACCGTGAAGTGGTTCAATGTGCGAAATGGGTATGGATTCATTAACAG GAATGACACAAAAGAGGATGTGTTTGTTCACCAG ACTGCCATCAAGAGAAACAACCCTCGCAAGTACCTGCGCAGTGTCGGTGACGGAGAGACTGTGGAGTTTGATGTTGTAGAGGGAGAGAAG GGAGCAGAGGCCGCCAACGTGAGTGGCCCTGGTGGTGTTCCAGTCAAAGGGAGTCGATATGCTCCCAACCGCCGCCGATTCCGCAGAGGGTACTTCAGGCGCCGCGGACCTGTGGGTCAG GACGGGCAACAGGGCGACCAGTCGGTGACTGGAGAGCCAGCGGAAAGTACTGGCGAGAGGCAGGAGGACTCGACGGAGACGGGCGACGCCCAGCCACGGGCCTCAAATCAGCGCCGacgtctccctcctccctacTTTTACCGAAGCCGGTTTCGACGCAGGCCTCGGCCCCAGGCCTCTCAGCAAGACGGCGAGGGGCAGGCGGTCAGC GGCGATGAGGTGTCTGAGAACAAAGAGCCAGGTGCGGATTCCGGGCCAGGGCAGCAGCAGAGTCAGCGCGGTGCTCCAGGAGCGAGAGTCCGACCCCAGTTCCGCAGGTAA